In Populus alba chromosome 1, ASM523922v2, whole genome shotgun sequence, a single window of DNA contains:
- the LOC118055519 gene encoding gibberellin 2-beta-dioxygenase 8: MSEILNLKSYPPVFRQQYIGIQQNSGLDDTTKQIQEVVNDDTIPVLDLQCLDLGKLQEACEDWGLFRLVNHGIPLTLMSQLRDHSRNLFSLTFESKQELFTNPLSYFWGTTALTPTGAALSIGPQNINWVEGLNIPLSQLSLFQKENETLGSFRALLEEYGRHLERLATTMFGAMAKNLHLDPELSKTYISESTGFVRVYRYPQCSMENEAWGIKVHTDSSVLSILNQDQVGGLQVLKDDNWLQVEPIPDTLVFNLGDMMQAISDDKYKSVKHRVKVNKEKERFSICYFVFPAEGSVIQSSKYRPFTYSDFQAQVQQDVKTLGFKVGLERFKVAG; the protein is encoded by the exons ATGTCTGAAATACTGAACCTTAAATCCTACCCTCCCGTGTTTCGCCAACAGTACATCGGAATCCAACAAAACTCCGGCCTTGACGATACAACCAAACAGATTCAAGAAGTTGTTAACGATGATACCATTCCGGTATTAGACCTTCAGTGCCTAGACCTGGGCAAGCTTCAAGAGGCTTGCGAAGATTGGGGATTGTTTCGTTTGGTCAATCATGGGATTCCTCTAACCCTTATGAGCCAGCTTAGAGACCATTCCAGAAACCTTTTCTCTCTTACTTTTGAATCAAAACAAGAACTATTCACTAACCCCTTGTCGTATTTTTGGGGCACAACTGCCCTGACTCCAACCGGGGCAGCTCTCTCAATAGGACCACAAAACATCAACTGGGTTGAAGGTCTCAATATCCCACTGAGTCAACTCTCTCtgtttcaaaaagaaaatgaaacgcTTGGTTCGTTCAG AGCTTTGTTGGAAGAGTATGGAAGGCACCTAGAGAGACTTGCAACAACCATGTTCGGAGCAATGGCCAAAAACCTCCATCTTGATCCAGAACTTTCAAAAACTTACATTTCAGAATCAACCGGATTCGTACGTGTTTACCGATACCCTCAGTGCTCTATGGAAAATGAGGCGTGGGGCATAAAGGTGCACACAGACAGCTCAGTTCTGTCAATATTGAACCAGGACCAAGTGGGTGGACTTCAGGTTCTCAAAGATGATAACTGGCTACAAGTAGAACCCATTCCTGACACACTGGTTTTCAACCTTGGAGATATGATGCAG GCCATAAGCGACGACAAATACAAGAGTGTGAAACATAGAGTGAAGGTgaacaaagaaaaggagagattcTCCATCTGCTACTTCGTCTTCCCCGCTGAAGGCAGTGTCATACAGAGCTCGAAGTACAGGCCTTTCACATACAGTGATTTCCAAGCACAAGTGCAACAAGACGTAAAGACACTAGGATTTAAAGTTGGGCTTGAGAGGTTCAAGGTTGctggttga